Genomic segment of Pacificitalea manganoxidans:
AAGGCGGGACCAAACCGTTCGGCCCGCGCCGCACCCAGCATACGCTCCATCTCGGCCAGTGTGGCCGGACGCCGTTCGGCCACTTGCCGCAGGGTGGTGGCGTTTAGTGACATCGGCTTATCGGTGCCATCGGGGCCACGCACCAGATCGCGCCCGGCAGCCTGCAACCGGTCATAAAGCGCCCCGGCGTCCCGCCCCGCCAGCGCCCGCCGCGCCGGATGAACCCGTTCGTCCGCAGCCGCCTCGCCCGCGATAATGGCCAGAAACTCCGCGCCGTAGCGTTCCAGCTTCTTGGCCCCGACACCGCCGATCCGCGCCATGTCATCCAGCGTGGCGGGCCGGGTTTCGGCCATCTCGATCAGCGTGCGATCGGTGAAGACCATATAAGCCGGGACTGATCCCGCCTCCGCCAGCGCGCGGCGTTTGGCCTTCAGCGCCGACATCAGCGGCGCGTCCTCCTCCGACACCAGCGCCTTGACCGCAGGTCGCCGGTCCCGCGAGCGGGTCAGCGTATCACGGCGCAGGGTCACCTTTTCCTCATCGCGCAGCACGGGACGCGCAGAGTCGGTCATCCGCAGCGCGCCGTGCCGCTCCCGGTCCGGCCGCACCAGATCCAGACCCATCATCTGCCGGAAGATCGCCTGCCACTGCCGCCGGTCCCACTCCTGCCCGACACCAAAGGTCGGCAAGGCTTCATGCCCCCGCGCGCGCACCTTGTCGGTCTCGGTGCCCAGTAGAATGTCGATCAGGTGACCGGAGCCGAAATATTCGCCCGTCCGCAGGATCGCCGACAGCGCCATGCGCACCGCCTGCGTGCCGTCGAATGTCTCCGGTGGGCGGTCGCAATGGTCGCAATAGCCGCAGGGCGTGCTGTCCTCGCCGAAATAACCGAGCAGCTTCTGCCGCCGACAGCCCAGCGCCTCCGCCAGCCCCAGCAATGCATTGAGCCGCCCGTGATCGGCCATCCGCCGCTCCGGCGGGGCGAGGCTTTCGTCGATCTGGGACCGGCGCAGGCGAATGTCGTCCGGCCCGTATAGCGTCAGCGTCTCCGCCGGCGCGCCATCACGGCCCGCGCGGCCGATCTCCTGATAATAGGCTTCGATGGATTTGGGCAGATCGGCATGGGCGACCCAGCGGATGTCAGGCTTGTCGACCCCCATGCCGAAGGCAACGGTGGCGACGACGATCAAGCCATCCTCGGACTGAAACCGCGCCTCCACCATGCGGCGCTGATCGGGCTCCATGCCGCCGTGATAGGCCGCCGCACTGTGCCCGGCCTCCTCCAGCGCACGGGCCAGACCCTCGGTCTTGGCGCGGGTGCCGCAATAGACGATGCCTGACCGGCCCTTGCGCGCAGCGGCAAAGTCGAGGATCTGCCGCCGTGGCTGATCCTTGGCGGTAAACGCCAGATGGATATTGGGCCGGTCAAAGCCACGCAGAAACGATTGCGGCTGCTCCCCGTCAAACAGCCGGGTGACGATCTCGGCGCGGGTTTCCTCATCCGCCGTGGCGGTGAAGGCCGCGAGCGGCACGTTCAGATCCCGGCGCAATTCGCCGATACGCAGGTAATCGGGGCGGAAGTCATGGCCCCATTGGCTGACGCAATGCGCCTCGTCCACGGCGATCAGCGACACCCCGATACGGCGCAGCATATTCACCGCCCCCGCCGCGGCCAGCCGCTCCGGCGCCATATACAGCAACTTCAGCGCGCCCGCGTCGAGCGCGGCAAAGACCTCTGCCGTTTCCTCGTCGGTATTGCCAGAGGTCAGCGCCCCTGCTGCCACGCCCGCCTCGCGCAGGCCCCGCACCTGATCGCGCATCAGGGCGATCAAGGGCGAAATCACGACAGTCACGCCCTCGCGGCACAGGGCGGGCAGCTGGAAGCACAGGGATTTGCCGCCGCCCGTGGGCATGATGGCCAGCGTATTGCGGCCTGCGGTCACCGCTTCGACGATCTCTTCCTGACCGGGGCGGAACCCGTCAAAGCCAAAGATCTGGCGCAACAGCCGGGACGGGTCCGTCTCGGTTCCGGGGGCCGGGGATGCCGTGGCCTGCTGCGTCATGGTTGGGGTGCCTCGGTTGCGAAATCAGGCTGCAATCTCCCACAGCCCCTGCCGGGGAACAACCGCTCCCCCGGGCCGGAGCCGCCGCGGCACTTACACGCGGTGCTTAACGAAAGAAGATGCCGGGCAGGATGATGTCGCGCAGCGCGATCACGATCAAAAACGCGATCAGCGGCGCCAGATCCAGCGGTCCGGTGTCGGGCAGGATGCGGCGGATCGGGCGATAGACCGGCTCCAGCAGCTTATTCAGCCCGTCCCAGATCGACATCACGACTGACTGACGATAATTCAGCACGTTGAAATTGAGCAACCAGCTCATGATCACATGCGCCAGCATGATGAAGAACGCCACGTTGAGCAGCAGCATCAGCAGTTGGTAGATCATGATCATCGAACGGGTCTCGTCTTTCGCTAGGTCGGGTCCGCACGACAGGTAAGCGCTCGGTCCTTCGGGCGCAACTGTCGCCACAGCGCGAGTGCCCTGTCGCGGAGGGCCGCTGCGGAGGGCCGCGCCGCTCTGCCGCAGCGTCCGGGGTTGCGGCAGGGCCGCGAACCTGCGGAACTGCGGCGCAAAAGGACCATGCCGATGTATCCCCTGATCCGCCTTGCGTGGCACAGCCTGCGCGCCCGCCAAATGCCCACGCTGCCGCTAGGCGGCACCCATGTGTCGCATCACTACTGCATGCCATGGGATCTGGACCCGTGGTGGGAGTTGAACAACGGACGCACGCTGACGCTTTACGATCTGGGCCGCATCCCGCTGGCGACCCGGACCGGACTTGTCGGTATGCTGCGGCGCCATCGCTGGGGTCTGACCGTGGCAGGTGTGTCGATGCGGTATCGCAAGCGGATCACGATGTTCATGCGCTTTGAAATGCGCTCTCGCCTGATCGGGATGGACGACCGGTTCATCTATCTCGACCAATCGATGTGGAAGGACGGCACCTGTCTGGGCCAAGGGCTTTACCGGGGCGCGGTGATCCGAAAAGGCGGCATGGTTCCCACCGCCGAATTGCGCGCCGCGATGCTAGACGAACTGGGCGAAGACACGGCCATCCCGACCCTGCCCGACTGGGTTCGCGCATGGATCGCCGCCGAAGCGGAACGCCCTTGGCCGCCAGAAAGCACGCTCGGCGCGGGCTCCTGACGCCCGCCGCACTTGATTTGGGCCGGGCAGAGACGCAGATTGTCAGGAATGAACCTGCAACCGCCCTCTCCCTTCCCCAATCAGCGCCCCCCGGAACAGGTGGCGTTCCATCGCACTGAACTGGGCCTGATCCTCGGACTATACGGGCGCATGGTGGCGGCGGGCGAATGGCGCGATTACGGCATTTCGAACCTGCGCGACGTCGCGGTGTTCTCCATCTTCCGCCGCACCGCCGAACAGCCGCTCTACCGGATCGAGAAACGCCCCCGGCTTCGGCTGAAGCAGGGGATGTATGCGGTGATCGGCATGGATGGCCAAATCCTCAAACGCGGCCATGACCTGAAAGCCGTGCTGCGGGTGCTGGAGCGTAAGCTGATCCGCGTCGTCGAATAGGATCGCCCACCCCGGCGGCCCCTTTTCCTTACGCCCCCGGCATACACCACGACGCAAATGCAAACGCGGCGGTCAGAGCCGCCGACGCGCGGTCACCGGGCCGTCGCCCGCCGCCGCGATCCGTTCCACTGCTTCAGCGACCGGCTCATAGGCCACGCCCATATGATGCGCATTGGCGTGGATCAGGATCTCGCCATCCACCGCCATTGCCACATGGCCTTTCCAGAACAGCAAATCGCCCCGACGCAGCGGCGCGTCCTCCGCCAGCAATGCCCCCAGCGTGGCCGCCTGCTGATCGCTGTCGCCCGGACAGTCCAGCCCCGCCGCCAACAGCGCCGCCTGCACCAACCCCGAACAATCGATACCGGCGGTCGAATTGCCGCCCCACAGATAGGGCACGCCAAAATGCAGTTGCGCTACCGTGACCGGATCGCGGAACGGGCGGTTGATCGGACGCAGATGCGGACGCGGCACGAAACTGCCATCGTCCAGTTCGTAGAAATCGCCCGAGGCCGACACCACCCGCAACTGACTGCCAAAGGACAGCCATGCCAGTTCGCGGCGCTTCATGTCGGGGGCAGGGTAGAGATGCGTCGCAGGGGTCGCGACCCGGTGTGTGGGCGGCTCGCCCGTGCCCAGCGCGTCCTGCGACACATAGCCGACATAGCCATCACATGCCCGCTGCACGAAACACCAGCCTTCGCGCGTTTCATACACCGTTACCGCCTCGCCCCGCAGCATCTGACGCGCGCGCGCGTCCTCCGGCGCTGCACAGAGGTCTAGCACAGGCCGGGCCACGCGCGCGGGCGTGCCTTCGACAAACCTGTCGGAGGTGACATGCCCATCAAGCCATGTCGCCGCAACGCGACCATTGGCAGGCAGCAGGCGACGATCGGTGGGGATAGCGGGCGCACTCACAGCGACAACACCTGCGGCAGCGCCTCCAACAGCGCGCGGGTCGCCATGCCCGCACCGCCCTTGGTCCGGCCCGGCGCGGCGGTGGGGTTCCAGCCATAGATGTCGAAATGGGTGTAGCTGGGGCTGTCGGTGACGAAGCGGCGCAGAAACAGCGCCGCCGTGATCGCGCCCGCAAACCCACCCTTCGGCGCGTTGTCCAGATCGGCGATTCCCGGTTCGATCATCGTCTCATAGGGGTCATGGAAAGGCATGCGCCAGACCGGGTCAGCAGCCGCGACCGCGCCGCTTTCCAGCGCGGCCGCCAGCATCTCGTCCCCGGTGAAATAGGGCGACAGATCCGGCCCCACCGCGACCCGCGCCGCGCCGGTCAGCGTCGCCATCGAAATTAGCAGGTCGGGCCGTTCCTCATCGGCCAAGGCCAGCGCATCGGCCAGCACAAGACGCCCCTCGGCATCGGTATTGTTGATCTCGACCGTCAGCCCCTTGCGCGAGGTCAGGATATCCTGCGGGCGGAAGCTGTTGGCAGAGACCGAATTTTCAACCGCAGGCACCAGCACCCGCAATTGCAGCGGCAGGTTCAGCGCCATGATCATCCGCGCCAGTCCCAGCACCGCCGCCGCGCCGCCCATGTCCTTTTTCATCAGGCCCATCGAGGCGCCCGATTTCAGGTTCAGACCGCCCGTGTCGAAACACACGCCTTTGCCCACCAGCGTCAGCTTCGGCCCCGCCGTGCCCCAGCGCAGATCCAGCAGCCGGGGTGCCTGTGCCGCAGCCCGGCCCACGGCGTGGATCATGGGGAAGTTCCGCTCCAACAGATCCCCGCCGACCGTCGCCTCAATCGCCGCGCCGAATTCTGTTGCCAGCGCGCGGGCCGCAGCCTCCAATGCCTCCGGCCCCATATCGGCGGCAGGGGTGTTGATCAGATCGCGGGTCAGTGCCTCGCCCGCCGCGATCGCCTCCAGCCGTGCGGCATCGACACCTTCGGGCGCCACCAGCCGCGCCTGCGGCACCGTCTGTGCCCGGTAGCGGTCAAACCCGTATCCGCCCAGCAGCCAGCCCAGCGCCTCCGCCGACAGTTGCTCGGGCGCCAACGCATCGACCACCGCGCCCGATTGGAGCGCGTAGCTGCCCGCAGGCAGCGCCTGCGCCGCCCGCGCCAGATGGAAGCGTCCGCGCACCCGTTGCGCCGGGCTTCCCCACCCTGCGACAGCGACAGGCCCGCCCGAAGCAGGGCAGAGCAGCGCCTCTCCCGCCGCAGCAGTAAAACCATGCCGCGCGATCCAGTCGCCGACGCTGGCATCTTGGGCCGCGCACCACGCGTCCAGATCCTCGGGGGTCAGCAGGTGCAGCGGAATCGTGGCGTCATCCGCGATCACAAATGTCAGGGGCATGGGCAGGCTCCGGCCGTGGGTCAGGGGCAGGGCAGCGCGCAGGCCGCCCGTTCGCGCCAGACCCTATCGCACCCGCAGGCACCTGCAAGGGGGCCACCCGCCGCCGCCGCTGCCAAGGTGCCCGCACCACACGCCACCCTCGCGTGCCCCGGCCACCCGCGCTTGCCCGGCACCCCGCGCGTCGCAACTGCACCGCCCGTCTCGCGCGCATGCCGTCTTGCGCGCATGGCCGTTCAGACCTTCAGGCGTTCAGCGGCACATCCTGCCAAAGCGCGGTCAGCGCCCCGTCCGCCTGCCGATGCAGCCGCGACAGGGTCGCTGCAAGGGCCACCGCGTCACCGGACCGGGCACAGGCCGTAACATCCCCCGCCACACGCGCCACCGCCGCCATGCCGATCTGATCCGCGATGCCGATCAGGCTATGCGCCAGCTTGGCAATGGCACGCAGATCTCCGCGCGCCTGCAATCCATCCAGCTCCGCAAGCCGCCCGGCCAGCGCATCCATCGCGCGGCACATGACCTCCACCGCGCCTGCATTTCCCAGCTGGGCGTAAAGCACCCCCAGCCGGTCGGGATCGAGCCCAACAGGCTCCTCCAAGTCCATTCTCGCAACGTTCATCATTCACCACCACATTGTCACCGCCCCCACGGTCAGGGCCAACCTGCCGCGAAAGCCTGAACAAAGCGTAAGTTTCGGTGGCTGGCTTTCCGGCCAATTTCGGATAAATCTGTCGCAGAACAACGCCGTTACGGTCCGGGCATCCGCCCCGGATGCAGCAGACAGGAGCCGCCTGATGACCATCGCCAAACCCCTGCCATCCTATCTTGTGAACCGCTACCATGGCTGGCGCGCCACGACCTATGCGGAAAACAAGAGCTGGCACCGCCGTTTGGCCGAAGATGGCCAGCGCCCGCGTTTCATGGTCATCGCCTGCTGTGACAGCCGGGTCGACATCCCCGCGGTGCTGGGCGCGACCACCGGCGACATCTTTCTGCATCGCAACATCGCCAACCTGATTCCTCCGTTCGAGCCCGATGGCGAGAAGCACGGCACCTCGGCGGCCATCGAATACGCCGTCAATTTCCTGAAAGTCGCGCATATCATCATCGTCGCACATTCCGATTGCGGCGGCGTAAAGGGGTGCCATGACATGTGCGCGGGCGATGCGCCCGAGTTCGAGCAGAAAACCAGCTTCATCGGGCGTTGGCTCGACATCCTGCGCCCCGGCTACGAGCGGGTTTCGACCGTCGAGGATCGCGGCGCACGGCTGACCGCGCTGGAACAGCAATCGGTGATCGTGTCGCTTGAAAACCTTGCGAAGTTCCCCTTCGTCGAAAAGGCGATGGCCGAAGAGACCCTGACCCTGCACGGCATGTGGTTCGACATCGGCGAAGGCCGTCTGGAAAGCTACGACAGCGAAATGGACAGCTTCTACCCGGTCTAAACCACCGGCTCCGGGGCGGGCGCCACGCGCGGCGCTACGCCTCGGCCACCCACCACGCAGGCGGCGCGGCGGCGCGTATCTCCGCCGCGGCTGCATCGCGCATGTCAGTATCGCGATAGATCGCAAAGCAGGTCGCGCCGGAGCCTGACATCCGCGCCAGAAGACACCCTGCGCTTGCCTCCATCCGGGCCAGCACAGTGCCGATCTCGGGCACCAACGCCATCGCGGGCGGTTGCAGATCGTTGCGCTGACGGGCGAGCCACTCCACGAACCTTGGCAGATCGAGCGCGTCCGGCAGCGGCTCCATCGGCGCGCCGTCGCGCTCGGTCAGCGCCTTGAACACGGCAGGGGTCGCGACTGGCACGCCGGGATTGACCAGCAGCAGCGGCAGATCGGGCAGACCCGTCACAGGGTTCAGCCGTTCGCCGACACCGCGCATCCGCTGGGGGCGGGGGTCCATGCACACGGGCACGTCGGCCCCCAGCGCCAGCAGCGCCTTCGGCCCGGGCAGGTCCATATCCCAAAGCTGGGCCAACCCGCGCAATGCGGCGGCGGCGTCGCTGGACCCGCCGCCAATGCCGGAGCCGGGCGGCAGCCGTTTGGTCAGCGTCACGCTGGCCCCCTGCCCCTGCGCGCCCGTCTCGCGGCGCATGACCTCCATCGCGCGCAGCACAAGGTTCTCCGCCCCGGCGGGGATGCGATCCGCGAACGGTCCCTCGACTCCAAGGCTCAGCTCCGGCGCCGCGCGCAGGTCCAGCCGGTCCCCGGCGCGGCCGAACACCACCAGACTGTCGAGCAGGTGATACCCGTCCGCCCGCCGTCCGGTGACATGCAGCGCAAGATTGATCTTTGCCGGAGCAAAGCCGGTCGCCGTGGCCGTCATCTGATCGCGAGGCTCAGTCGGCGCGCTGCGCGGTGCTCAGGGGCTCTTCGCCTTCCTCGGCCAGAACAGCGTCCAGACCGACCTCCAGCTTGCGCCGGATGCGGGTTGCGTCCTCGGGTTCGGGGTCGAAGGACAGGGCACGATGCCACTGGAATTCTGCCTCGGTCTTGCGCCCCACGGCCCACAGCACATCGCCCAGATGGTCATTGACGATGGGATCGACGGGCATCAGCTCCGCCGCGCGCTCCATCAGGCCAATGGCCTGATCGTAATCACCCAGCAGATAAAGACCCCAACCAAGGCTATCGGTAATGTAGCCATCATCCGGCCGCGCGGCGACAGCCTGCTCGATCAGCTCCATCGCCTCTTCGATGTTGTCGCCCTTCTCTAGGAAGGAATAGCCAAGGTAGTTCTGCACCTGCGGCTGACCGGGGTTCAGCTCCAGCGCGCGGCGCAGATCGGCCTCGGCCTGCGGCCAATGGCCCGTGCGCTCATTGGCGATGCCACGGGCATAGAACACGATCCAATGACCGGGTTCGGGCTGGTCCAGCAGATCAATGGCGCGGTCATAGCTTGTCACCGCATCGGCGTAGCGTTCCTCGGACCGCAGCATATCGCCCAAGGTGATATGCACCGACGTCAAGTCGGGTCGGGTCAGCGCCAGTTGCCGCAGAACCGCGATAGCCCCGTCAGGATCACCGCCCGCGCGCAGCGCTTCGGCGCGCCCGATCTCGGCGATATGATAAGAGGGATCGGTGGGCGACACGCGGGCATAGGCATTGATCGCCAGATCGTGCCGGTCCTGCGCATCCAGCAACGCGCCGGTCAGCAGATAAGCATCGGTGAAATTGGCGCGCAGATGCTCCGCCACGCGGGAATACAGCAGGGTATAGCTGTCAGACGCCTCACCTCGGAGCGCGCTCGCCACCGAATAAAACACCTCTGCCAGACCGTCCTCGCCGTCCCGCAGAAGATCGAAGGGCAATGTCTCGCCCGCCTCCAGCTTGGCCAGCATCTGGCCTATGCCCGGGTCCATGTCGGGGCCGAAACTCTCTGCGATGAGAGCGATGGCCTCGTCATTGCGGCCCAGTTGGCTCAACACCTGCACATGCGCGATGACCCCGCGCCGGGTCAGGGGCGGCGCGGCGCCCTCGTCGCCCGAGAGGATGGCGTCGGCGGCTTCGAAATTTCCCTCGACCGCCTGTGCCAGCCCTTTGTGATAGGCGCCAAAGGCATCGAGCCCGGTGCTGCGCGTGCTGGCGTCAAACGCCTCCATCGCGGCATCGAGATCGCCAAGTGCCACCTCCAGCCATGCCTGCGACAGCCCATCGACCAGCGGGCCGACACTCCGGTCGCCACGCAGCGCGTCGAGCGCCTGCTCGAACCGGCCCGCGCCCAGATCATCGGCCAGCAGGATCATGTTGGCGATCTGGCTGTCCAGTCCCAGCTCCACCAGATCGGTGGCCACAGGCACGGCGCGCTCGATCTTGCCCATGCCGGCATAGGCAAGGATCGCGCTTTCCAGCAGCAGCGGATTGCCGGGGTCCAATTCCAGCGCCTGCGCGTAGTAGCGCGCAGCGGCGGCGTAGTCGTTATGACCGCTCGCATTCCGCGCCGCGAGATAGGCCCCCGCCAGTCCAGCAGTGCCAGCGCGCATGGCATCGGCCCGCGCAGCGGCCTGCGCCTGTGCCAGAACCTCGGCGTCGACCTGCACGTCGCTGCGGGTCTGGGCCAGCGCGTCGCCCGCCGGGGCCGTCTGTGCCTGTGCGCCACCGCCCGGCGGCACAACCAACCCGACCGCCATCACAAGCGTGGACACCGCCGCTGCGGACAACACGGAAGATCGGAGACGGGACAGGGTGCGGGAACACGGCATGGGCGGCTGCCTTTCTGTGACTGCTCGAATACACTGCCTGACGGTAGACCCGCGAGGTTGGCAAAACAATACGCCCTCCCGATCACCTGACCGGAAGGGCGGATTCTGACACCAAAGTGACCGCGCCGCGCCTGATCGCGCGGCACTGCCCGTCACATATTGGGGTAGTTCGGGCCATCGCCGCCCTGCGGCACGGTCCAGTTGATGTTTTGCTCGGGGTCTTTGATATCGCAGGTCTTGCAGTGGACGCAGTTCTGGAAATTGATCTGAAACTTCGTCTCCGCGCCCTCGCCCACGAATTCGTAAACCCCCGCCGGGCAATAGCGCGCCGACGGTCCGCCATAGACCGGCAGATTGACGCGCACCGGCAGCTCGGGGTCCTTCAGCTTCAGATGGCAGGGCTGGCTTTCCTCGTGATTGGTCATCGAGAAACTGACATTGGTCAGCCGGTCAAAGCTTAGCTTGCCATCGGGCTTGGGATACGCGATCGGCGCGAAATCCTCGGCCTTGCCGGTGGCGGCGGCGTCGGATTTACCGTGGCCGACCGTGCCCAGCAGCGAAAAGCCCAGCGTGTTGGTCCACATGTCGAACCCGCCCAGCGTCAGGCTCGCCGACAGGCCGTATTTCGACCAAAGCGGCTTCACGTTGCGCACTTTCTTCAAGTCCTTCGCGATAGGACCGCTGCGCAGATCGTCCTCGTATTCGGTCAGCTCGTCCCGCTGACGCCCGGCAGCGATTGCCGCATGCGCGGCCTCGGCGGCGGCCTTGCCCGACAGCATGGCGTTGTGGTTGCCCTTGATGCGCGGCACGTTCACCAGCCCCGCCGAACAGCCCAGCAGCGCCCCGCCCGGGAACACCACCTTGGGGATCGATTGCCAGCCGCCTTCGGAAATCGCCCGCGCGCCATAGGCCACGCGCTTGCCGCCTTCCAACAGCTCGGCCACCTCCGGATGGTGCTTCAGCCGCTGAAATTCCATGTAGGGAAACAGGTGCGGGTTTTCGTAGTTCAGATGCACG
This window contains:
- the recQ gene encoding DNA helicase RecQ, which codes for MTQQATASPAPGTETDPSRLLRQIFGFDGFRPGQEEIVEAVTAGRNTLAIMPTGGGKSLCFQLPALCREGVTVVISPLIALMRDQVRGLREAGVAAGALTSGNTDEETAEVFAALDAGALKLLYMAPERLAAAGAVNMLRRIGVSLIAVDEAHCVSQWGHDFRPDYLRIGELRRDLNVPLAAFTATADEETRAEIVTRLFDGEQPQSFLRGFDRPNIHLAFTAKDQPRRQILDFAAARKGRSGIVYCGTRAKTEGLARALEEAGHSAAAYHGGMEPDQRRMVEARFQSEDGLIVVATVAFGMGVDKPDIRWVAHADLPKSIEAYYQEIGRAGRDGAPAETLTLYGPDDIRLRRSQIDESLAPPERRMADHGRLNALLGLAEALGCRRQKLLGYFGEDSTPCGYCDHCDRPPETFDGTQAVRMALSAILRTGEYFGSGHLIDILLGTETDKVRARGHEALPTFGVGQEWDRRQWQAIFRQMMGLDLVRPDRERHGALRMTDSARPVLRDEEKVTLRRDTLTRSRDRRPAVKALVSEEDAPLMSALKAKRRALAEAGSVPAYMVFTDRTLIEMAETRPATLDDMARIGGVGAKKLERYGAEFLAIIAGEAAADERVHPARRALAGRDAGALYDRLQAAGRDLVRGPDGTDKPMSLNATTLRQVAERRPATLAEMERMLGAARAERFGPAFLDVLAEG
- a CDS encoding YggT family protein, with protein sequence MIMIYQLLMLLLNVAFFIMLAHVIMSWLLNFNVLNYRQSVVMSIWDGLNKLLEPVYRPIRRILPDTGPLDLAPLIAFLIVIALRDIILPGIFFR
- a CDS encoding acyl-CoA thioesterase; amino-acid sequence: MYPLIRLAWHSLRARQMPTLPLGGTHVSHHYCMPWDLDPWWELNNGRTLTLYDLGRIPLATRTGLVGMLRRHRWGLTVAGVSMRYRKRITMFMRFEMRSRLIGMDDRFIYLDQSMWKDGTCLGQGLYRGAVIRKGGMVPTAELRAAMLDELGEDTAIPTLPDWVRAWIAAEAERPWPPESTLGAGS
- a CDS encoding DUF2794 domain-containing protein, with amino-acid sequence MNLQPPSPFPNQRPPEQVAFHRTELGLILGLYGRMVAAGEWRDYGISNLRDVAVFSIFRRTAEQPLYRIEKRPRLRLKQGMYAVIGMDGQILKRGHDLKAVLRVLERKLIRVVE
- a CDS encoding C40 family peptidase; amino-acid sequence: MSAPAIPTDRRLLPANGRVAATWLDGHVTSDRFVEGTPARVARPVLDLCAAPEDARARQMLRGEAVTVYETREGWCFVQRACDGYVGYVSQDALGTGEPPTHRVATPATHLYPAPDMKRRELAWLSFGSQLRVVSASGDFYELDDGSFVPRPHLRPINRPFRDPVTVAQLHFGVPYLWGGNSTAGIDCSGLVQAALLAAGLDCPGDSDQQAATLGALLAEDAPLRRGDLLFWKGHVAMAVDGEILIHANAHHMGVAYEPVAEAVERIAAAGDGPVTARRRL
- a CDS encoding leucyl aminopeptidase family protein; the encoded protein is MPLTFVIADDATIPLHLLTPEDLDAWCAAQDASVGDWIARHGFTAAAGEALLCPASGGPVAVAGWGSPAQRVRGRFHLARAAQALPAGSYALQSGAVVDALAPEQLSAEALGWLLGGYGFDRYRAQTVPQARLVAPEGVDAARLEAIAAGEALTRDLINTPAADMGPEALEAAARALATEFGAAIEATVGGDLLERNFPMIHAVGRAAAQAPRLLDLRWGTAGPKLTLVGKGVCFDTGGLNLKSGASMGLMKKDMGGAAAVLGLARMIMALNLPLQLRVLVPAVENSVSANSFRPQDILTSRKGLTVEINNTDAEGRLVLADALALADEERPDLLISMATLTGAARVAVGPDLSPYFTGDEMLAAALESGAVAAADPVWRMPFHDPYETMIEPGIADLDNAPKGGFAGAITAALFLRRFVTDSPSYTHFDIYGWNPTAAPGRTKGGAGMATRALLEALPQVLSL
- a CDS encoding carbonic anhydrase; protein product: MTIAKPLPSYLVNRYHGWRATTYAENKSWHRRLAEDGQRPRFMVIACCDSRVDIPAVLGATTGDIFLHRNIANLIPPFEPDGEKHGTSAAIEYAVNFLKVAHIIIVAHSDCGGVKGCHDMCAGDAPEFEQKTSFIGRWLDILRPGYERVSTVEDRGARLTALEQQSVIVSLENLAKFPFVEKAMAEETLTLHGMWFDIGEGRLESYDSEMDSFYPV
- a CDS encoding 4-(cytidine 5'-diphospho)-2-C-methyl-D-erythritol kinase is translated as MTATATGFAPAKINLALHVTGRRADGYHLLDSLVVFGRAGDRLDLRAAPELSLGVEGPFADRIPAGAENLVLRAMEVMRRETGAQGQGASVTLTKRLPPGSGIGGGSSDAAAALRGLAQLWDMDLPGPKALLALGADVPVCMDPRPQRMRGVGERLNPVTGLPDLPLLLVNPGVPVATPAVFKALTERDGAPMEPLPDALDLPRFVEWLARQRNDLQPPAMALVPEIGTVLARMEASAGCLLARMSGSGATCFAIYRDTDMRDAAAAEIRAAAPPAWWVAEA
- a CDS encoding tetratricopeptide repeat protein, which encodes MSTLVMAVGLVVPPGGGAQAQTAPAGDALAQTRSDVQVDAEVLAQAQAAARADAMRAGTAGLAGAYLAARNASGHNDYAAAARYYAQALELDPGNPLLLESAILAYAGMGKIERAVPVATDLVELGLDSQIANMILLADDLGAGRFEQALDALRGDRSVGPLVDGLSQAWLEVALGDLDAAMEAFDASTRSTGLDAFGAYHKGLAQAVEGNFEAADAILSGDEGAAPPLTRRGVIAHVQVLSQLGRNDEAIALIAESFGPDMDPGIGQMLAKLEAGETLPFDLLRDGEDGLAEVFYSVASALRGEASDSYTLLYSRVAEHLRANFTDAYLLTGALLDAQDRHDLAINAYARVSPTDPSYHIAEIGRAEALRAGGDPDGAIAVLRQLALTRPDLTSVHITLGDMLRSEERYADAVTSYDRAIDLLDQPEPGHWIVFYARGIANERTGHWPQAEADLRRALELNPGQPQVQNYLGYSFLEKGDNIEEAMELIEQAVAARPDDGYITDSLGWGLYLLGDYDQAIGLMERAAELMPVDPIVNDHLGDVLWAVGRKTEAEFQWHRALSFDPEPEDATRIRRKLEVGLDAVLAEEGEEPLSTAQRAD
- a CDS encoding electron transfer flavoprotein-ubiquinone oxidoreductase: MAEIERESMDYDVVIVGAGPAGLSAAIRLKQLDPDLEVVVLEKGSEVGAHILSGAVLDPCGLDALIPDWKEKGAPLNVPVKTDNFYILGEAGKVRVPNWPMPPLMKNHGNYIVSMGNVCRWMAEQAEALGVEVFPGMSCSELVYDGDTVTGVIAGEFGRQADGTPGPGYEPGMVLNGKYVLLAEGVRGSLSKQVIAKYDLAEGKEPQKYGLGMKEIWEIDPAKHREGTVTHTMGWPLGSNAGGGSFIYHAENNQVFIGFVVHLNYENPHLFPYMEFQRLKHHPEVAELLEGGKRVAYGARAISEGGWQSIPKVVFPGGALLGCSAGLVNVPRIKGNHNAMLSGKAAAEAAHAAIAAGRQRDELTEYEDDLRSGPIAKDLKKVRNVKPLWSKYGLSASLTLGGFDMWTNTLGFSLLGTVGHGKSDAAATGKAEDFAPIAYPKPDGKLSFDRLTNVSFSMTNHEESQPCHLKLKDPELPVRVNLPVYGGPSARYCPAGVYEFVGEGAETKFQINFQNCVHCKTCDIKDPEQNINWTVPQGGDGPNYPNM